Proteins encoded within one genomic window of Natator depressus isolate rNatDep1 chromosome 1, rNatDep2.hap1, whole genome shotgun sequence:
- the CD36 gene encoding platelet glycoprotein 4 isoform X1 yields MGCSRNCGLLTGAIIGAVLAVFGGALIPLGDYVVNRTIRKEDVIENGTIAYENWVVPGSPVYRQFWFYDVQNPLEVMNNGSRPILRQIGPYTYRMRYLPKENITQHPDYTVSYMLPNVARFEPDMSVGPENDTFTCINLAVVAAPALYQNSFIQILLNTWIKSSKSFMLQTRSVKEILWGYEDPFLKKVIFPVERTIGVFYPYNGTSDGQYRVFNGKDDISKTAIIQSYKNKSTLSIWADQCDMVNGTDGASFPPFVRKDRILHFFSSDICRSTYGIFDSEQIVKEIPLYRFTVPRAAFASPLETPENKCFCTEEVHSKNCTTSGVLDISTCKEGKPVYISLPHFLYASEDVSKNIEGLSANKDEHETFLDIEPTTGFTLRFAKKLQINLLVTPAPKIDALSKLTRSYIFPILWLNETATIDDEKAAMFRSKVISPIKLLHLLQVVLIIVGCVMFLVFTVSYFICRSNKLSNKEVYL; encoded by the exons ATGGGCTGTAGCAGAAACTGTGGGCTACTCACGGGGGCTATCATTGGCGCAGTGCTGGCTGTATTTGGAGGTGCCCTCATACCACTTGGAGATTACGTTGTTAACAGGACAATAAGAAAG GAAGATGTCATCGAAAATGGTACAATAGCTTACGAAAACTGGGTTGTGCCAGGGAGTCCTGTTTACAGGCAGTTTTGGTTCTATGATGTGCAAAACCCTCTGGAAGTGATGAACAATGGATCACGGCCAATACTCAGACAAATTGGACCTTACACATACAG gaTGCGATATTTACCCAAAGAAAATATCACTCAACATCCTGACTACACGGTGTCCTATATGCTGCCAAATGTTGCTCGCTTCGAGCCTGATATGTCAGTTGGGCCAGAAAACGACACCTTTACCTGCATCAATCTCGCTGTTGTT GCCGCACCTGCCCTGTATCAAAACTCTTTTATACAGATATTGCTAAATACATGGATCAAGTCATCTAAATCGTTTATGCTACAAACCAGAAGTGTGAAAGAAATTCTTTGGGGGTATGAAGACCCATTCTTAAAGAAAGTGATATTTCCTGTGGAGCGAACAATTGGTGTCTTCTACCCT TATAATGGCACATCTGATGGACAGTACAGAGTCTTTAATGGGAAAGATGACATAAGCAAAACTGCAATAATTCAATCCTATAAAAACaaaag CACTCTTTCCATCTGGGCTGACCAGTGTGACATGGTCAATGGAACAG ATGGTGCATCATTTCCTCCTTTTGTAAGGAAGGACCGGATCCTGCACTTCTTTTCCTCCGATATTTGCAG ATCTACCTATGGCATATTTGACAGTGAGCAGATTGTGAAGGAAATCCCCCTGTATCGTTTTACAGTTCCTCGTGCAGCATTTGCATCTCCATTAGAAACTCCAGAAAATAAATGCTTCTGCACAGAAGAGGTTCATTCAAAGAATTGCACAACATCTGGGGTCTTGGACATTAGCACCTGCAAAGAAG GAAAACCTGTGTATATTTCACTTCCCCATTTTCTGTATGCAAGTGAAGATGTGTCCAAGAATATTGAAGGATTGAGTGCAAATAAGGATGAACACGAGACCTTTTTAGATATAGAGCCT ACCACTGGGTTTACATTACGATTTGCCAAAAAGCTGCAAATAAATTTACTGGTGACGCCAGCACCAAAAATCGA TGCTTTATCAAAACTTACAAGATCCTATATCTTTCCTATTCTTTGGCTGAATGAG ACGGCGACTATTGATGATGAGAAAGCAGCAATGTTCAGATCGAAAGTGATCTCTCCAATCAAACTGCTGCACTTGCTGCAGGTGGTGCTGATCATAGTCGGTTGTGTGATGTTCCTAGTGTTCACAGTCTCATATTTCATATGCCGATCGAATAAATTAA
- the CD36 gene encoding platelet glycoprotein 4 isoform X2 produces MGCSRNCGLLTGAIIGAVLAVFGGALIPLGDYVVNRTIRKEDVIENGTIAYENWVVPGSPVYRQFWFYDVQNPLEVMNNGSRPILRQIGPYTYRMRYLPKENITQHPDYTVSYMLPNVARFEPDMSVGPENDTFTCINLAVVAAPALYQNSFIQILLNTWIKSSKSFMLQTRSVKEILWGYEDPFLKKVIFPVERTIGVFYPYNGTSDGQYRVFNGKDDISKTAIIQSYKNKSTLSIWADQCDMVNGTDGASFPPFVRKDRILHFFSSDICRSTYGIFDSEQIVKEIPLYRFTVPRAAFASPLETPENKCFCTEEVHSKNCTTSGVLDISTCKEGKPVYISLPHFLYASEDVSKNIEGLSANKDEHETFLDIEPTTGFTLRFAKKLQINLLVTPAPKIDALSKLTRSYIFPILWLNETATIDDEKAAMFRSKVISPIKLLHLLQVVLIIVGCVMFLVFTVSYFICRSNKLSRSRF; encoded by the exons ATGGGCTGTAGCAGAAACTGTGGGCTACTCACGGGGGCTATCATTGGCGCAGTGCTGGCTGTATTTGGAGGTGCCCTCATACCACTTGGAGATTACGTTGTTAACAGGACAATAAGAAAG GAAGATGTCATCGAAAATGGTACAATAGCTTACGAAAACTGGGTTGTGCCAGGGAGTCCTGTTTACAGGCAGTTTTGGTTCTATGATGTGCAAAACCCTCTGGAAGTGATGAACAATGGATCACGGCCAATACTCAGACAAATTGGACCTTACACATACAG gaTGCGATATTTACCCAAAGAAAATATCACTCAACATCCTGACTACACGGTGTCCTATATGCTGCCAAATGTTGCTCGCTTCGAGCCTGATATGTCAGTTGGGCCAGAAAACGACACCTTTACCTGCATCAATCTCGCTGTTGTT GCCGCACCTGCCCTGTATCAAAACTCTTTTATACAGATATTGCTAAATACATGGATCAAGTCATCTAAATCGTTTATGCTACAAACCAGAAGTGTGAAAGAAATTCTTTGGGGGTATGAAGACCCATTCTTAAAGAAAGTGATATTTCCTGTGGAGCGAACAATTGGTGTCTTCTACCCT TATAATGGCACATCTGATGGACAGTACAGAGTCTTTAATGGGAAAGATGACATAAGCAAAACTGCAATAATTCAATCCTATAAAAACaaaag CACTCTTTCCATCTGGGCTGACCAGTGTGACATGGTCAATGGAACAG ATGGTGCATCATTTCCTCCTTTTGTAAGGAAGGACCGGATCCTGCACTTCTTTTCCTCCGATATTTGCAG ATCTACCTATGGCATATTTGACAGTGAGCAGATTGTGAAGGAAATCCCCCTGTATCGTTTTACAGTTCCTCGTGCAGCATTTGCATCTCCATTAGAAACTCCAGAAAATAAATGCTTCTGCACAGAAGAGGTTCATTCAAAGAATTGCACAACATCTGGGGTCTTGGACATTAGCACCTGCAAAGAAG GAAAACCTGTGTATATTTCACTTCCCCATTTTCTGTATGCAAGTGAAGATGTGTCCAAGAATATTGAAGGATTGAGTGCAAATAAGGATGAACACGAGACCTTTTTAGATATAGAGCCT ACCACTGGGTTTACATTACGATTTGCCAAAAAGCTGCAAATAAATTTACTGGTGACGCCAGCACCAAAAATCGA TGCTTTATCAAAACTTACAAGATCCTATATCTTTCCTATTCTTTGGCTGAATGAG ACGGCGACTATTGATGATGAGAAAGCAGCAATGTTCAGATCGAAAGTGATCTCTCCAATCAAACTGCTGCACTTGCTGCAGGTGGTGCTGATCATAGTCGGTTGTGTGATGTTCCTAGTGTTCACAGTCTCATATTTCATATGCCGATCGAATAAATTAA